A genomic stretch from Oleomonas cavernae includes:
- a CDS encoding fumarylacetoacetate hydrolase family protein — MSDLIFAPVTLPSLPIAGSDRRLPVNRIFCVGRNYEAHAKEMGVQVDREAPFYFTKSPQAAIESGSTVPYPPGTDNYHYEMELVVAIGEPGFRVTEAEAPGIIYGYACGLDMTRRDLQLDARAKGRPWDLGKDVEQSAVVSPIMPVSAVGHPIAGRIELRQNGETRQSADLRDLIWSVEELISHLSNYYHLKAGDLIFTGTPAGVGPTAPGDHLQGSIEGLGEISLQIGSRE, encoded by the coding sequence ATGAGCGACCTGATCTTTGCCCCGGTCACCCTGCCCAGCCTTCCCATCGCCGGCAGCGACCGCCGCCTGCCCGTCAACCGTATCTTCTGCGTCGGCCGCAATTACGAGGCCCACGCCAAGGAGATGGGCGTCCAGGTCGACCGCGAGGCGCCCTTCTATTTCACCAAGAGCCCCCAGGCCGCGATCGAGAGCGGGAGCACCGTTCCCTACCCGCCCGGCACCGACAATTATCACTATGAGATGGAGCTTGTGGTCGCGATCGGCGAGCCCGGCTTCCGCGTAACCGAGGCCGAGGCGCCCGGCATCATCTATGGTTACGCCTGCGGTCTCGACATGACCCGGCGCGACCTGCAGCTCGACGCCCGCGCCAAGGGCCGGCCGTGGGATCTCGGCAAGGATGTCGAACAAAGCGCGGTTGTCTCGCCGATCATGCCCGTGTCTGCCGTCGGTCATCCGATCGCGGGCCGCATCGAACTGCGCCAGAACGGCGAGACCCGGCAATCTGCCGACCTCCGGGATCTCATCTGGTCGGTCGAGGAACTGATCTCCCACCTGTCCAACTACTACCACCTCAAGGCGGGCGACCTGATTTTCACCGGCACGCCCGCAGGCGTCGGCCCGACAGCCCCGGGCGATCATCTGCAAGGCTCGATCGAGGGCCTTGGCGAGATCAGCCTCCAGATTGGGTCGCGGGAATAA
- a CDS encoding aldehyde dehydrogenase family protein: protein MTGTLHPLPAVGPARHLIAGAWVTGDTTPAPSFDPATGTVIGHYHPGDVALAEAAIAAARRAFDGTDWASAPRLRASVLNRCAANLTARAEELAALIAHENGKPMLQARREVAAAASEVSYYAGLCRTLAGRVLEPEPGQYSLIAKEAVGVAAVIVPWNAPVTLLFRSLAAALAAGCTAVVKPAAQTSLINAFALECLAGIDGLPPGVVNSVNDGGVAVSECLVASPDVDVVSFTGSSAVGKRIMAAAAPSLKRVSLELGGKTPAIVFADADLDKAADELIRAALVNCGQQCVAASRFLVQRDCFETMADRLAARFAALRIGPGYDAASQVGAVIDRANRDRLEGWLDRAAGEGEILLRGRRLDDRFPGGAFLSPSLVAVRNPASSLVQEELFGPIVSIEPFDDEAGALALAHATRYGLAASVFTRDLARAMRVARRLKTGTVWLNAHGRLIAEAEMEGFGESGIGRLHGADALGEFLQTKHIYLPFGEA from the coding sequence ATGACAGGAACACTGCACCCGCTTCCGGCCGTCGGCCCGGCGCGCCACCTGATCGCCGGTGCCTGGGTCACCGGCGATACGACGCCGGCCCCCTCGTTCGATCCGGCGACCGGCACGGTGATCGGCCACTACCATCCAGGCGACGTGGCCCTGGCCGAAGCGGCGATCGCCGCCGCCCGGCGGGCTTTCGACGGGACGGACTGGGCCTCGGCCCCGCGGCTGCGGGCCTCGGTGCTCAATCGCTGCGCCGCCAACCTGACCGCCCGGGCGGAGGAATTGGCCGCGCTGATCGCCCATGAGAACGGCAAGCCGATGCTGCAGGCCCGGCGCGAGGTTGCCGCCGCCGCGTCCGAGGTTTCCTATTACGCCGGCCTGTGCCGGACCCTGGCCGGCCGCGTGCTGGAGCCCGAGCCCGGCCAGTATTCGCTGATCGCCAAGGAGGCGGTCGGGGTCGCCGCGGTGATCGTGCCGTGGAATGCCCCGGTTACCCTGCTGTTCCGTTCGCTGGCCGCGGCGCTGGCGGCGGGCTGCACCGCCGTGGTCAAGCCCGCGGCCCAGACCAGCCTGATCAACGCCTTCGCGCTGGAATGCCTGGCCGGTATCGACGGGTTGCCGCCCGGCGTGGTCAACAGCGTGAACGACGGCGGGGTCGCGGTCAGCGAATGCCTCGTCGCCTCGCCCGATGTGGACGTGGTGAGTTTCACGGGGTCGTCCGCCGTCGGCAAGCGCATCATGGCGGCGGCGGCGCCCAGCCTGAAGCGCGTCTCCCTTGAGCTCGGCGGCAAGACGCCCGCCATCGTCTTCGCGGATGCCGATCTCGACAAGGCGGCGGACGAGCTGATCCGCGCCGCCCTGGTCAATTGCGGGCAGCAGTGCGTGGCCGCCAGCCGCTTCCTGGTCCAGCGCGACTGCTTCGAGACGATGGCCGACCGGCTTGCGGCGCGCTTCGCCGCCCTTCGCATCGGCCCCGGTTACGATGCCGCCAGCCAGGTGGGCGCGGTGATCGACCGCGCCAATCGCGACCGCCTGGAAGGCTGGCTCGACCGGGCGGCGGGCGAGGGGGAGATCCTGCTGCGCGGCCGGCGCCTGGACGACCGCTTCCCCGGCGGCGCCTTCCTGTCGCCCAGCCTGGTCGCGGTGCGCAACCCGGCTTCCAGCCTGGTGCAGGAGGAACTGTTCGGCCCGATCGTCAGCATCGAGCCCTTCGATGACGAGGCCGGCGCGCTCGCCCTGGCCCATGCGACGCGCTACGGCCTCGCCGCCAGCGTCTTCACGCGGGATCTCGCCCGTGCCATGCGCGTCGCGCGCCGGCTGAAGACGGGCACGGTCTGGCTGAACGCCCACGGCCGCCTGATCGCGGAGGCCGAGATGGAGGGCTTTGGCGAAAGCGGCATCGGCCGGCTGCACGGTGCCGATGCCCTGGGCGAATTCCTGCAGACCAAGCACATCTATCTGCCGTTCGGCGAAGCCTGA
- the maiA gene encoding maleylacetoacetate isomerase, with amino-acid sequence MKLHGYFRSAASYRVRIALNLKGVEAAQAFHHLRRGEQRDPAYLALNPQGLVPALEMDDGSVLTQSLAIVEWLDEVFPEPPLLPGEPLLRARVRAFAVAIACDVHPVQNLKVLARLRTLGLDEAAVTDWAAWVNREGLAACEALLADGAGPFCLGAAPTLADICLVPQLGNARRFGVDVAAFPRLLRAEAACRALEAFRAAAPENQPDAE; translated from the coding sequence ATGAAGCTTCACGGCTATTTCAGAAGCGCCGCCAGCTACCGCGTGCGTATCGCCCTTAACCTGAAGGGTGTCGAGGCGGCGCAGGCATTCCACCATCTACGCCGGGGCGAGCAGCGCGATCCGGCCTATCTGGCACTGAATCCCCAGGGCCTCGTGCCGGCCCTGGAGATGGACGACGGTTCGGTGCTGACCCAGTCCCTCGCCATCGTCGAGTGGCTGGACGAGGTGTTTCCCGAGCCGCCGCTGCTGCCGGGCGAGCCGTTGCTGCGCGCCCGGGTGCGTGCCTTCGCCGTGGCCATCGCCTGCGATGTGCATCCGGTGCAGAACCTCAAGGTGCTGGCGCGCCTGCGCACGCTGGGCCTCGACGAGGCGGCGGTGACGGATTGGGCGGCCTGGGTCAATCGCGAAGGCCTCGCCGCCTGCGAGGCCTTGCTGGCCGATGGGGCGGGACCCTTCTGCTTAGGCGCCGCGCCGACGCTTGCCGATATCTGCCTCGTGCCGCAGCTCGGCAACGCCAGGCGTTTCGGCGTCGATGTCGCCGCCTTCCCGCGCCTGCTGCGGGCGGAGGCGGCGTGCCGCGCGCTCGAAGCCTTCCGCGCCGCGGCCCCGGAAAACCAGCCCGACGCCGAGTGA
- a CDS encoding cupin domain-containing protein produces MTELGTMAELPADYLSALAGDNLLPLWPVLRGLLPRGRPERRTSPTLWRYAAIRPLLLEAGRLTPIEKAERRVLVLVNPGLGEQAIRATSTIYAGMQLILPGETAPNHRHTPSAVRFVVEGTGGFTAVDGEKCPMEKGDLILTPAKLWHEHGHGGPGPVIWLDALDLPMVYDFEASYAIEGPPQRIGNEADSSQTRYRRAGLVPYRALNRQRADYPLLRFPWREVRASLEAFAGACNAGEPVQLAYVNPETGMECLPTLGFSALMLRPGEELTLQRRSASALFHVIEGEGTAEIDGVTLGFAEADSMAVPTHAAVALANRSSNKPAFLFVIDDAPMQRKLGFYEEFDA; encoded by the coding sequence ATGACGGAACTGGGTACCATGGCCGAACTGCCGGCGGACTATCTGTCCGCCCTGGCCGGCGACAATCTTCTGCCGCTGTGGCCGGTGTTGCGGGGGCTGCTGCCCCGCGGCCGGCCCGAGCGGCGAACCAGCCCGACCCTGTGGCGCTATGCGGCGATCCGCCCCCTGCTGCTCGAAGCCGGCCGCCTGACGCCGATCGAGAAGGCGGAGCGCCGCGTCCTCGTCCTGGTCAATCCGGGCCTGGGCGAGCAGGCGATCCGGGCCACCTCGACCATCTATGCTGGCATGCAGCTGATCCTGCCCGGCGAGACGGCGCCCAACCACCGCCACACGCCCAGCGCGGTCCGCTTCGTCGTCGAGGGCACCGGCGGCTTTACCGCGGTTGACGGCGAGAAATGCCCGATGGAGAAGGGCGACCTGATCCTGACCCCGGCAAAGCTGTGGCACGAGCATGGCCACGGCGGCCCTGGCCCGGTGATCTGGCTCGATGCGCTGGACCTGCCCATGGTCTACGACTTCGAAGCTTCCTATGCGATCGAGGGGCCGCCGCAGCGGATCGGCAACGAGGCCGACTCGTCGCAGACGCGCTACCGCCGCGCCGGCCTGGTCCCCTACCGCGCCCTGAATCGCCAGCGGGCCGACTATCCCCTGCTGCGCTTTCCCTGGCGCGAGGTGCGGGCCTCGCTCGAGGCCTTCGCCGGCGCCTGCAACGCGGGCGAGCCGGTGCAGCTTGCCTATGTGAATCCCGAGACGGGCATGGAATGCCTGCCGACCCTCGGCTTCTCCGCCCTCATGCTGCGCCCGGGCGAGGAACTGACTCTCCAGCGCCGCTCCGCGTCCGCCCTGTTCCATGTGATCGAGGGCGAGGGAACGGCGGAGATCGATGGCGTCACGCTCGGTTTCGCCGAAGCCGACAGCATGGCCGTGCCGACCCATGCAGCCGTGGCGCTCGCCAACCGCTCGAGCAACAAGCCTGCCTTCCTGTTTGTCATCGATGATGCGCCGATGCAGCGCAAACTTGGCTTCTACGAGGAGTTCGACGCCTGA
- a CDS encoding thiamine pyrophosphate-requiring protein gives MESVTLRNVTVAEAYLHLLLDRGIDYFFANAGTDFAPLIEAFAKADSEGTRLPRPVTAPHENVAVSMALGHTLVSGKPQAVMVHVNVGTANALCGILNTNRIRLPMLFTAGRTPILESGMAGARGSFIHWPQEMYDQAGMVREAVKWDYELRNSQQLEAVVDRALSMATMSPAGPVYLTLPREVLAAMLPEFTYRRDGRQAIPGPALGTPSAVAEAAGLLAGARNPLAITSAVGRDQAATAALAELCQAFALPVVTYNPRFVELPSDHPMHLGTEPAPLVEDADVILVVEATAPWLPGQCRPRLGAKVIHLGEDPLYPELPMRSFPCDIAIKADPAAGLRQLAEAMAVSPAADAGLVEDRRRRVTAQRAALDQSRDAAWKQAQASSQITSLHISKAIDAVKGEALVFKESGLRGDHMRFTTPGTYFFAGAAGGLGWSLGAALGAQMAAPDKLVISTVGDGSYMFGTPLAVHYVAAEQRLPVLFVVFNNKGWHAVRRSTRGMYRDGYSARAKPEPLTDFGPDMRYEHMMEIVGGYGECVSDPDDLPKALDRALDAVKGEGRQALLNVQCLPG, from the coding sequence ATGGAAAGCGTGACCCTGCGTAACGTCACCGTTGCCGAGGCTTATCTGCACCTGCTGCTCGACCGCGGCATCGATTATTTCTTCGCCAATGCGGGCACCGATTTCGCACCGTTGATCGAGGCCTTCGCCAAGGCGGACAGCGAAGGCACCCGGCTGCCCAGGCCGGTCACCGCGCCGCATGAGAATGTCGCGGTCTCCATGGCGCTGGGCCACACGCTGGTCAGCGGCAAGCCCCAGGCGGTCATGGTCCATGTCAACGTCGGCACGGCCAATGCCCTCTGCGGCATCCTCAACACCAACCGCATCCGCCTGCCCATGCTGTTCACGGCCGGGCGGACGCCGATCCTGGAATCCGGCATGGCCGGCGCCCGCGGCAGTTTCATCCACTGGCCGCAGGAGATGTACGACCAGGCGGGCATGGTGCGCGAAGCGGTGAAATGGGACTATGAACTGCGCAACAGCCAGCAGCTCGAGGCGGTGGTCGACCGGGCGCTGAGCATGGCGACCATGTCGCCGGCGGGTCCGGTCTACCTGACCCTGCCGCGCGAAGTGCTGGCGGCGATGCTGCCCGAATTCACCTATCGGCGCGATGGCCGGCAGGCGATACCGGGGCCGGCGCTGGGCACCCCGTCGGCGGTGGCCGAGGCGGCGGGCCTGCTGGCCGGGGCGCGCAACCCCCTGGCGATCACCTCCGCCGTCGGCCGCGACCAGGCCGCGACCGCCGCCTTGGCCGAGTTGTGCCAGGCCTTCGCGCTGCCGGTGGTGACCTACAACCCGCGCTTCGTCGAACTGCCGTCCGATCACCCGATGCATCTGGGCACCGAGCCTGCGCCCTTGGTCGAGGACGCGGACGTCATCCTGGTGGTCGAGGCCACGGCGCCCTGGCTGCCCGGTCAATGCCGGCCCAGGCTTGGTGCGAAAGTCATCCACCTCGGCGAGGATCCGCTCTATCCCGAACTGCCCATGCGCAGCTTCCCCTGCGATATCGCGATCAAGGCCGATCCGGCCGCCGGGCTGCGCCAATTGGCCGAGGCGATGGCGGTATCGCCGGCGGCCGATGCCGGTCTGGTCGAGGATCGCCGCCGCCGGGTGACGGCGCAGCGCGCGGCCCTGGACCAGTCGCGCGACGCCGCCTGGAAACAGGCGCAGGCCTCCAGCCAGATCACCTCGCTGCACATCAGCAAGGCGATCGACGCGGTGAAGGGCGAGGCGCTGGTGTTCAAGGAATCGGGCCTGCGCGGCGATCACATGCGTTTCACCACGCCGGGCACCTATTTCTTCGCGGGCGCCGCCGGCGGCCTGGGCTGGAGCCTGGGCGCGGCGCTGGGCGCGCAGATGGCGGCACCCGACAAGCTGGTGATCTCCACGGTCGGCGACGGCTCCTACATGTTCGGCACGCCGCTGGCGGTCCACTACGTGGCGGCGGAACAGCGGTTGCCGGTGCTCTTCGTCGTCTTCAACAACAAGGGCTGGCACGCCGTGCGCCGCTCCACCAGGGGCATGTACCGGGACGGTTACTCGGCACGGGCAAAGCCCGAGCCGCTGACCGATTTCGGCCCCGACATGCGCTACGAGCACATGATGGAAATCGTCGGCGGCTACGGCGAATGCGTATCCGACCCCGACGACCTGCCCAAGGCCCTCGACCGTGCGCTCGACGCGGTGAAGGGCGAGGGGCGGCAGGCGCTCCTCAATGTTCAGTGCCTGCCGGGCTGA
- a CDS encoding MFS transporter → MGDGSQGPAGRHQTFAPLRHPRFRALWLATLASNTGAWIQGVAAAWAMVRMAPGAELVALVQTATSLPVPLLSLLGGTLADQWGRRPVYLAGQALMMLGASALALAAALDALTVWSLLGLVFLTGCGTALRQPAAHASAGDLVPPAELPAAIALNSMSFNAARAVGPAIGGVLVAGAGVPATLLAGAALSAPAVAVLLFWAQRRAAESLPREGLARAMLGGFRYVAGERGLLAVLLRCLAFTMLAASIWALLPVIARDIVGGGPVTYGTMLAGIGVGAVAGGFAVSRLRQRLGSEGMAAAGGLAFAVACCVPALTGELALIVPALMLGGAAWMATLSSLNVLIQVHAAGWVRGRVIAIFLIAWFGGLGLGSWAWGQLADLAGIRPALALAGAGMLAAPFLRRLAALPAFDGSDHRPLPRAEPPCTAAGPGRVILCRPFRIAPADTGDFRRAMAALRRIRRRDGCGGWQLLQNLAVPGCWTECVTYASPADYERQRRRPTRADGDIFARADSFHRGPPIPAFLALAPPVRRWERSRAASGEH, encoded by the coding sequence ATGGGAGACGGCAGCCAGGGGCCGGCGGGCCGCCACCAGACCTTCGCCCCCCTGCGACATCCCCGGTTCCGCGCCCTGTGGCTTGCCACGCTGGCATCGAATACCGGCGCCTGGATCCAGGGAGTTGCCGCCGCCTGGGCCATGGTGCGGATGGCGCCGGGCGCCGAACTCGTCGCCCTGGTGCAGACGGCGACCTCGTTGCCGGTGCCCCTGCTGTCGCTGCTGGGCGGCACGCTCGCCGATCAATGGGGGCGCCGGCCGGTCTATCTGGCCGGACAGGCGCTGATGATGCTGGGCGCCTCGGCACTTGCCCTGGCCGCGGCGCTTGACGCGCTGACCGTATGGTCCTTGCTGGGGCTGGTCTTCCTGACCGGTTGCGGCACGGCGCTGCGCCAGCCGGCGGCCCATGCCTCGGCCGGCGACCTTGTCCCGCCCGCCGAACTGCCGGCGGCGATCGCCCTGAACAGCATGTCCTTCAATGCCGCAAGGGCAGTCGGCCCGGCGATCGGCGGCGTCTTGGTGGCAGGGGCCGGCGTCCCCGCGACCCTTCTCGCCGGCGCCGCCCTCAGTGCCCCCGCCGTCGCAGTCCTGCTGTTCTGGGCCCAGCGCAGGGCCGCCGAGAGCCTTCCCCGCGAAGGGCTGGCACGGGCGATGCTGGGCGGCTTCCGCTATGTCGCGGGCGAGCGCGGGCTGCTCGCCGTGCTTTTGCGCTGTCTTGCCTTCACCATGCTCGCCGCTTCGATCTGGGCCCTGCTGCCCGTCATCGCCAGGGATATCGTCGGGGGCGGCCCCGTCACCTACGGCACGATGCTGGCGGGGATCGGCGTCGGCGCCGTGGCCGGCGGCTTTGCCGTTTCGCGCCTGCGCCAGCGCCTGGGCAGCGAAGGCATGGCGGCGGCCGGCGGCCTCGCCTTCGCGGTCGCCTGCTGCGTGCCCGCCCTCACCGGCGAGCTCGCCCTTATCGTGCCTGCCCTGATGCTGGGCGGCGCCGCCTGGATGGCGACCCTGTCGAGCCTGAACGTCCTGATCCAGGTCCATGCCGCCGGCTGGGTGCGGGGGCGTGTCATCGCGATCTTCCTGATCGCCTGGTTCGGCGGCCTTGGCCTCGGCAGCTGGGCCTGGGGCCAGCTTGCGGACCTGGCGGGGATCCGCCCGGCCCTCGCGCTGGCCGGCGCCGGCATGCTTGCCGCCCCCTTCCTGCGCCGCCTCGCCGCCCTGCCGGCCTTCGATGGCAGCGACCATCGCCCCCTGCCCCGCGCCGAGCCGCCCTGCACCGCCGCAGGCCCCGGCCGCGTGATCCTGTGCAGGCCGTTCCGCATCGCCCCCGCCGACACCGGCGATTTCCGCCGGGCCATGGCCGCGCTGCGCCGCATCCGCCGGCGCGACGGCTGCGGCGGCTGGCAACTGCTGCAGAACCTGGCCGTTCCCGGGTGCTGGACGGAATGCGTGACCTATGCCTCCCCGGCCGACTACGAGCGCCAGCGCCGCCGCCCGACCCGCGCCGACGGCGACATCTTCGCCCGTGCCGACAGCTTTCACCGGGGACCGCCGATCCCCGCGTTCCTGGCCCTCGCCCCGCCCGTCCGGCGCTGGGAACGCAGCAGGGCTGCATCCGGCGAACATTGA